The genomic DNA GCGCTACTGAGCAAACTGGCAGAAAAAGGCGTTGAGTGGGTCCAAATCGATGAGCCTATTTTGGTGACTGAGCTTACGCCTGAGTGGCAAACGGCATTACACACTGCGTATCAGGCGCTAAGCCAAATCCAGGTGAAATTATTGCTGGCGAGCTACTTCGGTGAACAAGCTGAAAATCGTCAATTGGCGCAATCGTTGCCCGTTGACGGCTGGCATTTGGATGCTATTCGTGGCCGAGGAGATGTAGATTCATATCGTGAAACACTTGGCGAACAACACGTCCTGTCTCTTGGTGTGATTAATGGTCGTAATGTATGGAAAACTAACCTTGATGCCACGTTGGAATGGCTCGAACCGATTCATCAATCGCTGGGCGATCGCCTCTGGCTCGCGCCCTCTTGCTCTTTGCTCCATGTGCCGGTCGATTTGGCGAGCGAACAAAAGCTCGACCCAGAGGTAAAAAACTGGCTTGCCTTTGCCCATCAAAAACTCGAGGAGCTAGATGTACTCGCTCGCGCCCTTAATCATGGCCGTCAAACCGTCCAGCCAGCGCTGGACAATAACCGTGAGGTAATCGAAAGCCGTCAGAAATCACCACGTGTACACAACCCTAAGGTGCAAGCCGCATTAGCAGCGATTACTCCGCACTTAGGGACACGGCAGCGTCCGTTTGCAGAGCGTGTTCGCTTGCAACACGAGCAGCTCAAACTACCGCGCTTCCCCACCACCACCATAGGCTCTTTCCCACAAACGCGCACCATTCGCCAAACGCGTTTGCAATACAAAAAAGGCGAGATTGATGCGGTGACCTATCAGGACATTATGCGCAAAGAGATCGCTCACGCAGTAGAAAAGCAAGAAACACTGGGGCTTGATGTCTTGGTTCACGGTGAAGCTGAGCGTAACGATATGGTGGAGTACTTTGGCGAACAACTAGATGGCTATGTATTTAGCCAATTCGGTTGGGTGCAATCGTATGGCTCTCGCTGTGTGAAGCCACCGATTTTATTTGGTGATATTGAGCGCCCTAAAGCGATGACCGTCGAGTGGACCCAGTACGCTCAGTCTCTGACTGATAAGCCACTAAAAGGCATGCTCACCGGACCGGTCACCATTCTTAATTGGTCATTTGTGCGCGATGATCAGCCACGATCGCAAACCTGTAACCAACTGGCGCTGGCGATCCGACAAGAGGTACAAGATCTCGAGAAAGCTGGTACCAAGATCATTCAAATTGATGAAGCCGCACTACGTGAAGGTTTACCTCTGCGTCGCAGTGAGTGGCAAAGCTATCTGGATTGGGCAATTAACGCATTTAAAATTGCCGCCAACGGTGTCAATGACGAGACGCAAATCCACACCCATATGTGTTATTCCGAGTTTAACGATATCATCGCTTCCATTGCTGATATGGACGCCGACGTGATCACCATAGAAACCTCGCGCTCGGACATGGAGCTACTGGATGCGTTTGATCACTTTGACTATCCCAATGATATTGGCCCAGGCGTTTACGATATTCATTCTCCCAATACGCCTACTCAAGCACAAATTATTGGGTTGATGAACAAAGCCGCCGCCCGTATTCCTGAAGAAAGGTTGTGGGTGAACCCCGATTGCGGCCTAAAAACCCGCCAATGGGACGAGGTGATCCCAGCATTAGAAAATATGGTCGCAGCGGCAAAAGCGCTTCGCCAGTGACACTGCGTCAGTGACACTGCGTCAGTGACACTGCGTCAGTGACACTGCGTTATCAAAGCGGGTAATCGGTATACCGTCAAACAAAAACGCGCCACGGACTTGTCCTGTGGCGCGTTTTTTTATCGCAAAAGAAAAGGGAGCCTGAGCTCCCTTTTCTCCAGAATCTTAGCGACGGATGCCTAGACGCTTGATAACGTCCAAGTAACGGTCAACGTTGTTCTTTTTCAGGTAATCAAGCAGCTTACGACGACGTGAAACCATGCGTAGCAGGCCACGACGGCTGTGGTGGTCACCTTTGTGCTCAGCGAAGTGCGATTGCAGATCGTTGATTGATGCGGTCAAAAGGGCGATTTGAACTTCTGGTGAACCAGTGTCGTTCTCAGTTTTACCAAAATCAGCAACGATTTGTGCTTTTGCTTCTGCAGTCAGAGACATAATGCTCTCCTAATAAGAGTGTGTGATTATCATGCACCAGCCAATCTCTGATTCAGCCGGTGCCCGAAGGCGCGTATTCTACTGACTTTCGTCTAAGGTAGCAATCTATCCACGCCTCTTTTTTCCTGTAAAAACACGCGCCGAAGCGTCGGGCTTTTTAGCGTGCTTCAGGCTGACGGCTCGCCACCAAGCGACGTGGGGCGACTAAACCATCGGCGTCGATTTCTCCCACACCAATGAAGTGGCGCTCATCGCCCGCGGTGAGGCGAACAAAACCACTTGTAGGTGCATTGGGTACTTGAACCGCTTGCCCTTGCAGCGCATAGCTCGCCATCACCGGCAACAAGTTAATTTCACGTAAGTCTTGGACCGCGGTATCAAGGGGCAGTAGCAAAGGATCGAGCAACTGCTTAGGCTGGATCTCTTGCTCTCTCGCTTGATTGAGCAAGCTTTCCAGTTGCTCAAGCGTCACCATATGGCGTGTTGGATACGCCGATACACCGGTACGACGCAAGGCTGTTACGTGCGCGCCACAGCCCAGCATTTCGCCCAGATCGTCGACGATAGTGCGAATATAAGTGCCTTTAGAGCAATGCACTTCCATTTCAATCTCATCACCTTCAAAGCGCAACAGCTCAATCTGATACACCTTAATGGTACGCGCTTCGCGCGGCACTTCGATGCCTTGGCGCGCGTATTCATACAAAGGTTTTCCTTGGTATTTCAGCGCCGAGAACATAGAAGGGATTTGTTGGGTTTCACCGCGAAATTTAGCGATGCAACGCTCAAGTAGTCCCAAGTTGACTTTGACATCACGGGTTTCTACCACTTCGCCATCGGCGTCAGAAGTGTTAGTACGCTCACCCAGCTTTGCCACGACGCGATAACGTTTGTCGGAATCAAGCAAGAACTGGGAAAACTTGGTCGCTTCGCCAAGGCAAATTGGCAACATACCGGTTGCGAGCGGATCAAGCGCCCCTGTGTGGCCTGCTTTTTCGGCAAAAAAGATACGTTTTACTTTTTGTAAGGCATCATTAGAGGTCATGCCCGTGGGCTTATCAAGCAGGATAATCCCATCAACGGGGCGACCTCGACGACGTTGACGACGCGCCATCTGTTACTCCTCACCTTTGTCATCTTCACCACGGCGCTCATCATCGCTGCGCACCGCTTTGCTTACCAAGTTGGAAATACGAATTCCCTCAGTGAGTGACTCATCAAAAACAAAAGTCAGCTCTGGGGTCACACGCAAACGAATAGCCTTTCCGACCAAAGAGCGGATATAACCACTCGCTTCATTGAGGGCTTTGAGGCTTTCTGTCGGCGCTTGCTCGTCAACGGTTAAAAACGTGACGAAAACCTTCGCGTACGCCAGATCACGTGAAATCTGAACGTCAGAGACAGTGACCATGCCAATGCGCGGATCTTTGATTTCGCGCTGCAGTATCAGTGCAATTTCTTTTTGCAGCTGATGGGCGACGCGATCTGTGCGGCTAAAATCTTTACCCATTTTCTTTTCTCTCAATAAAATGGGGGTAAGCGCATGCGCCTCCCCCCACGGTGTATCCAAACAACCTGGTTGATTTATACGCTTAATCAGTCGATTGAGCGCTGAATTTCAACCGTTTCATAGACTTCGATCTGGTCACCAACGCGAACGTCATTGTAGTTCTTCACGCCGATACCACATTCGTAGCCTTTCTTCACTTCGTTGACATCATCTTTGAAGCGACGCAGTGATTCTAGCTCACCCTCGTAGATAACCACGTTTTCACGTAGTACACGGATTGGGTTGTTACGCTTAATCACACCTTCAGAGACCTGACAACCGGCAATGGCGCCCAGTTTTGGTGATTTGAAGACGTCACGTACTTCTGCCAAACCAATGATTTCTTGTTTGAACTCAGGCGCAAGCATACCGCTCATCGCTTGTTTCACTTCATCAATCATGGTGTAGATGACAGAGTAGTAGCGCAGATCCAAGCTTTCATTTTCAATGGTCTTGCGTGCTGCGGCATCGGCACGCACGTTAAAGCCACAAATG from Salinivibrio kushneri includes the following:
- the metE gene encoding 5-methyltetrahydropteroyltriglutamate--homocysteine S-methyltransferase; amino-acid sequence: MAKTHNLGFPRIGAQRELKFALERYWRGESSQQDLTHVAAELRRTHWQQQGKLDTVPAGDFSFYDHVLDTSFLVGNVPDRVAEHQDNTLDNYFRVARGRSANDTGCQCVHAGEMTKWFDTNYHYIVPEFTAKTTFSLHAENLLTQIEETKKAGVQAKPVLVGPVTYLWLGKEKDASNKLDLLDKLLPVYQALLSKLAEKGVEWVQIDEPILVTELTPEWQTALHTAYQALSQIQVKLLLASYFGEQAENRQLAQSLPVDGWHLDAIRGRGDVDSYRETLGEQHVLSLGVINGRNVWKTNLDATLEWLEPIHQSLGDRLWLAPSCSLLHVPVDLASEQKLDPEVKNWLAFAHQKLEELDVLARALNHGRQTVQPALDNNREVIESRQKSPRVHNPKVQAALAAITPHLGTRQRPFAERVRLQHEQLKLPRFPTTTIGSFPQTRTIRQTRLQYKKGEIDAVTYQDIMRKEIAHAVEKQETLGLDVLVHGEAERNDMVEYFGEQLDGYVFSQFGWVQSYGSRCVKPPILFGDIERPKAMTVEWTQYAQSLTDKPLKGMLTGPVTILNWSFVRDDQPRSQTCNQLALAIRQEVQDLEKAGTKIIQIDEAALREGLPLRRSEWQSYLDWAINAFKIAANGVNDETQIHTHMCYSEFNDIIASIADMDADVITIETSRSDMELLDAFDHFDYPNDIGPGVYDIHSPNTPTQAQIIGLMNKAAARIPEERLWVNPDCGLKTRQWDEVIPALENMVAAAKALRQ
- the rpsO gene encoding 30S ribosomal protein S15, encoding MSLTAEAKAQIVADFGKTENDTGSPEVQIALLTASINDLQSHFAEHKGDHHSRRGLLRMVSRRRKLLDYLKKNNVDRYLDVIKRLGIRR
- the truB gene encoding tRNA pseudouridine(55) synthase TruB; the encoded protein is MARRQRRRGRPVDGIILLDKPTGMTSNDALQKVKRIFFAEKAGHTGALDPLATGMLPICLGEATKFSQFLLDSDKRYRVVAKLGERTNTSDADGEVVETRDVKVNLGLLERCIAKFRGETQQIPSMFSALKYQGKPLYEYARQGIEVPREARTIKVYQIELLRFEGDEIEMEVHCSKGTYIRTIVDDLGEMLGCGAHVTALRRTGVSAYPTRHMVTLEQLESLLNQAREQEIQPKQLLDPLLLPLDTAVQDLREINLLPVMASYALQGQAVQVPNAPTSGFVRLTAGDERHFIGVGEIDADGLVAPRRLVASRQPEAR
- the rbfA gene encoding 30S ribosome-binding factor RbfA — translated: MGKDFSRTDRVAHQLQKEIALILQREIKDPRIGMVTVSDVQISRDLAYAKVFVTFLTVDEQAPTESLKALNEASGYIRSLVGKAIRLRVTPELTFVFDESLTEGIRISNLVSKAVRSDDERRGEDDKGEE